The Paracoccus sp. MA genome contains a region encoding:
- a CDS encoding S9 family peptidase, with protein sequence MAMFNYFPNYVWNLTISIALASGAEIGEIMDMCQPLLDKAKAGEDAGTADFMREWVRVADRLAGIAAEEEGQGRLLSAGDKLQRAALYYILAERMQGQGTPGRMETYRKGLDAFQRGTQYAGDKVTRFEVPYGDKVIPVLYTPAEGVEGPAPAVVYLNGLDSCKELLYWSRLPHALARRGIATLCVDQPGTGESLRLQGMHAHFDSEIWGSAVYDWLAAREDVDAARIGITGISLGGYYAPRVCAFEPRFASGAVWGANHNWAEVQQKRLKREGENPVPHYWNHVMWVFGAGDMEDFLAKAEGFNLNGVMEKIRVPFLVTHGANDRQIGLEYAHQAYDQLTNAPRRALKIFTDREGGVEHVGADNMTYGRNFIADWFAETLGGRLA encoded by the coding sequence ATGGCGATGTTCAATTATTTCCCGAATTATGTCTGGAACCTGACGATCTCGATCGCGCTGGCCAGCGGGGCCGAGATCGGCGAGATCATGGACATGTGCCAGCCGCTTCTGGACAAGGCCAAGGCCGGCGAGGATGCAGGCACCGCCGATTTCATGCGCGAATGGGTGCGGGTCGCGGATCGCCTTGCCGGCATCGCAGCCGAGGAGGAGGGGCAAGGCCGGCTGCTCTCGGCCGGTGACAAGCTGCAGCGCGCCGCGCTGTATTACATCCTCGCCGAGCGCATGCAGGGTCAGGGCACCCCCGGGCGGATGGAGACCTACCGCAAGGGGCTCGACGCCTTCCAGCGCGGGACGCAATATGCCGGGGACAAGGTGACCCGCTTCGAGGTGCCCTATGGCGACAAGGTGATCCCGGTGCTCTACACCCCCGCCGAGGGCGTCGAAGGCCCGGCGCCGGCGGTGGTTTATCTGAACGGGCTCGATAGCTGCAAGGAGCTGCTCTACTGGTCGCGGCTGCCGCATGCGCTGGCCCGGCGCGGCATCGCCACGCTTTGCGTCGACCAGCCCGGCACTGGCGAAAGCCTGCGCCTGCAGGGCATGCATGCTCATTTCGACAGCGAGATATGGGGCAGCGCGGTCTATGACTGGCTGGCGGCGCGCGAGGATGTGGATGCCGCCCGCATCGGCATCACCGGCATCTCGCTGGGCGGCTATTATGCCCCCCGCGTCTGCGCGTTCGAGCCGCGTTTCGCCTCGGGCGCGGTCTGGGGCGCCAACCACAACTGGGCCGAGGTGCAGCAAAAGCGCCTGAAGCGCGAGGGCGAGAACCCGGTGCCGCATTACTGGAACCATGTCATGTGGGTATTCGGCGCCGGGGACATGGAGGACTTCCTGGCCAAGGCCGAAGGCTTCAACCTGAACGGCGTGATGGAAAAGATCCGCGTGCCCTTCCTGGTCACCCATGGCGCCAACGACCGCCAGATCGGGCTGGAATATGCGCATCAGGCCTATGACCAGCTGACCAACGCGCCGCGTCGCGCGCTGAAGATCTTTACCGACCGCGAGGGCGGGGTCGAGCATGTCGGCGCCGACAACATGACCTATGGCCGCAATTTCATCGCCGACTGGTTTGCGGAAACGCTGGGCGGGCGGCTGGCATGA
- a CDS encoding DUF2200 family protein, producing MTRHRIFTTSFASVHPHYVAKAEKKGRTRVEVDEIICWLTGYSPSNWRPGWKTGRISRHSRRGSAHESGAFPDQGHRARPLARPPFRLPDFFSSLRQNKNRYSCICPSPWAS from the coding sequence ATGACCAGGCACAGGATCTTCACCACCAGCTTTGCCAGCGTCCATCCGCATTACGTGGCCAAGGCAGAGAAGAAGGGCCGGACTAGGGTTGAGGTCGATGAGATCATCTGCTGGCTGACTGGCTATAGCCCGAGCAACTGGCGGCCCGGCTGGAAGACCGGACGGATTTCAAGACATTCTCGTCGAGGCTCCGCGCATGAATCTGGCGCGTTCCCTGATCAAGGGCACCGCGCTCGACCACTCGCGAGGCCCCCCTTCCGACTCCCCGACTTCTTCAGCAGCTTGCGCCAAAACAAGAACAGATATTCTTGTATCTGCCCATCGCCATGGGCTAGCTAA
- a CDS encoding cyclase family protein has protein sequence MTRRIVDLSVTLTDRFRSDPPGLGPRIEYKDHDAGALEYQQMFGVPVEHQLDGKGAAIERLTLTTHNGTHLDAPFHYHPTMNRGERALTIDEIPLDWCMGPGVKLDFRAMPDGHVVTAGEIEAEFQRIGHVLQPGEIVLVNTRAGALYGRDDYIAAGCGIGREATLWMTSRGMRVCGTDAWSWDAPLMGVAQKAIATGQWELFWEGHKAGAETIYCHMEKLANLDQLPDHGFQVMCFPVKVERGSAGWCRPVAIIED, from the coding sequence ATGACCCGGCGCATCGTCGACCTGTCCGTGACCCTGACCGACCGCTTCCGCTCGGATCCGCCGGGGCTGGGACCCAGGATCGAATACAAGGACCATGACGCCGGCGCGCTGGAATATCAGCAGATGTTCGGCGTCCCGGTCGAGCACCAGCTGGACGGCAAGGGCGCCGCCATCGAGCGGTTGACCCTGACCACGCACAACGGCACGCATCTGGATGCGCCTTTTCACTATCACCCGACGATGAACCGCGGCGAGCGCGCCCTGACCATCGACGAGATCCCGCTGGACTGGTGCATGGGGCCCGGGGTCAAGCTGGACTTCCGTGCCATGCCCGACGGCCATGTCGTCACTGCCGGCGAGATCGAGGCCGAATTCCAGCGCATCGGCCATGTGCTGCAACCGGGCGAGATCGTGCTGGTCAACACCCGCGCCGGCGCGCTTTACGGTCGGGACGATTATATCGCCGCCGGCTGCGGCATCGGTCGCGAGGCGACCTTGTGGATGACCAGCCGCGGCATGCGCGTCTGCGGCACCGACGCCTGGAGCTGGGACGCGCCGCTGATGGGCGTGGCGCAGAAGGCCATCGCCACCGGACAGTGGGAGCTGTTCTGGGAGGGCCACAAGGCCGGGGCCGAGACGATCTATTGCCACATGGAGAAACTCGCGAACCTCGACCAGCTGCCTGACCACGGCTTTCAGGTCATGTGTTTCCCGGTCAAGGTCGAGCGCGGTTCGGCCGGCTGGTGCCGCCCCGTGGCGATCATCGAGGACTGA
- a CDS encoding DUF1127 domain-containing protein, translating into MSAVEMSHSRAAAGGLGQVFVRVTAMAAAWNDARITRRELHRLTDRELTDIGLTRGDIERVARGL; encoded by the coding sequence ATGTCCGCTGTCGAGATGAGCCATAGCCGTGCTGCTGCCGGTGGCCTGGGCCAGGTTTTTGTCCGCGTGACCGCGATGGCCGCCGCCTGGAACGACGCCCGCATCACCCGCCGCGAACTGCACCGGCTGACGGATCGGGAACTGACCGATATCGGCCTGACCCGCGGCGATATCGAGCGCGTCGCCCGCGGCCTCTGA
- a CDS encoding VOC family protein translates to MLEAPRIYPTFRFRNAAAMIDWLEKAFGFTIHAKYMEDGKVAHAELAFGSSMIMCGDDKADAYGEMVGPPSAQGGKSLYIAVDDADAMFARAQAAGAAIEEGLTDRDYGSREFICRDPEGNLWCFGTWWPKVTDKT, encoded by the coding sequence ATGCTTGAGGCTCCACGCATCTACCCGACCTTCCGCTTCCGCAACGCGGCGGCGATGATCGACTGGCTGGAAAAGGCCTTCGGCTTCACCATCCATGCGAAATACATGGAGGACGGCAAGGTCGCCCATGCCGAACTGGCCTTCGGCTCGTCCATGATCATGTGCGGCGACGACAAGGCGGACGCCTATGGCGAGATGGTGGGCCCGCCCTCGGCGCAGGGCGGCAAGTCGCTCTATATCGCCGTGGATGACGCTGACGCGATGTTCGCCCGCGCCCAGGCCGCCGGCGCGGCGATCGAGGAAGGGCTGACCGACCGCGACTATGGCAGCCGCGAATTCATCTGCCGCGACCCGGAAGGCAACCTGTGGTGCTTCGGCACCTGGTGGCCGAAGGTGACCGACAAGACCTGA
- a CDS encoding class I SAM-dependent methyltransferase: protein MLRHLVAEGDRQDLSIMAPRISNRIACFVDALPLAPGHRVLEIGCGPGVAAREVSRRVGNGFILAIDRSVRAIESAVAGSKAEIATGRLRFLRAAIEDFELPPGEEPFDIAFAIRVGALDGRHPDIEQRALERLRAVLKPTGRLFIETGHPLREIGLRGR, encoded by the coding sequence GTGCTTCGGCACCTGGTGGCCGAAGGTGACCGACAAGACCTGAGCATCATGGCACCGCGGATTTCGAACCGGATCGCCTGTTTCGTGGACGCCCTGCCGCTGGCACCGGGCCACCGGGTGCTGGAGATCGGCTGCGGCCCGGGCGTGGCGGCCCGCGAGGTTTCCCGACGTGTGGGCAACGGCTTTATCCTGGCCATCGACCGCTCGGTCAGGGCGATCGAAAGCGCGGTTGCCGGATCGAAGGCGGAAATCGCCACCGGCCGCCTGCGGTTCCTGCGAGCGGCGATCGAGGATTTCGAGCTGCCGCCGGGTGAAGAGCCTTTCGACATCGCCTTCGCGATACGTGTCGGGGCGCTGGACGGTCGTCACCCGGATATCGAGCAACGCGCCCTTGAACGATTGCGGGCGGTATTGAAACCGACGGGGCGGCTGTTCATCGAGACGGGGCATCCGCTTCGGGAGATCGGGCTGCGAGGGCGGTGA
- a CDS encoding fumarylacetoacetate hydrolase family protein, whose protein sequence is MKLATLPDGTRDGRLHVVSRDLTHCAPAEVPTLQALIEDWEGLSGALIAQYEALNGGGGQPFDPAAALAPLPRAWQWLDGSAYESHGELMQQVFDLPPNPKGRPLMYQGLSDRFLSGTEDVALPSEEDGIDFEGEFGVILSRVPMGADAATAAAHIRLIVLINDWSLRSIAPIEMKTGFGWVQAKPASAMAPVAVTPDELGRAWHDHRVDLPLAVDWNGARFGRAEGHAMTYGFDELVAHAARTRELVAGTVLGSGTVSNPDFRKVGSSCIAERRAIEMLDQGAPQTGFMRFGDRVRMECTLRDGTPLFGVIDQKVVKP, encoded by the coding sequence ATGAAGCTGGCGACCCTGCCCGACGGCACCCGGGACGGGCGGCTGCATGTGGTCAGCCGCGACCTGACGCATTGCGCCCCGGCCGAGGTTCCGACGCTTCAGGCGCTGATCGAGGATTGGGAGGGGCTGTCCGGCGCCCTGATCGCGCAATATGAGGCGCTGAATGGCGGCGGCGGCCAGCCCTTCGACCCGGCCGCCGCGCTGGCGCCCTTGCCGCGCGCCTGGCAATGGCTGGATGGCTCGGCCTATGAAAGCCATGGCGAACTGATGCAGCAGGTCTTCGACCTGCCGCCGAATCCCAAGGGCCGGCCGTTGATGTATCAGGGCCTGTCGGACCGTTTCCTGTCCGGGACCGAGGATGTGGCCTTGCCCTCCGAGGAGGACGGCATCGATTTCGAGGGAGAATTCGGTGTGATCCTGTCGCGCGTGCCGATGGGCGCCGATGCGGCGACGGCGGCGGCGCATATCCGCTTGATCGTGCTGATCAATGATTGGTCCTTGCGCAGCATCGCGCCCATCGAGATGAAGACCGGCTTCGGCTGGGTGCAGGCCAAGCCCGCCAGCGCCATGGCGCCCGTCGCGGTGACACCGGACGAACTGGGCAGGGCTTGGCACGACCACCGCGTCGACCTGCCGCTGGCGGTCGACTGGAACGGCGCCCGCTTCGGCCGGGCCGAGGGCCATGCCATGACCTACGGCTTCGACGAACTGGTCGCCCATGCCGCCCGCACCCGTGAACTGGTGGCGGGCACGGTTCTGGGCTCGGGCACGGTCTCGAACCCGGATTTCCGCAAGGTCGGTTCCTCCTGCATCGCCGAGCGCCGCGCCATCGAGATGCTGGACCAGGGCGCGCCGCAGACCGGCTTCATGCGCTTCGGCGACCGGGTGCGGATGGAATGCACCCTGCGCGACGGCACGCCGCTGTTCGGCGTGATCGACCAGAAGGTGGTGAAGCCATGA
- a CDS encoding LysR family transcriptional regulator gives MRFKKLDMNLLAALDVLLRTCNVSKAAEEMFITQSAMSNALARLRTYFDDPLLIQVGRRMELSPFAETIRDPLRDVMLRIESTVITSPQFDPRTSTRELTIALSDYSLAVLGAALVQRLADEAPLVRVNFRPQHATPGKLLERGEIDLLIAPDFTAADSSVGETLYQDDICVIACARSSHAGKVMDLERITGAPHVVMEPFSGQESFAVIAAREAGLKLSPVVTTYAFNSIPDLVRGTDRIALLQRRLGQKAAASGDFVLFDPPVALPRLSQTMQWLGHRERDPGLVWLRGLVRACVDDMCP, from the coding sequence ATGCGGTTCAAGAAGCTCGACATGAATCTGCTGGCCGCGCTGGATGTGCTGCTGCGCACCTGCAACGTGTCGAAAGCCGCCGAGGAAATGTTCATCACCCAATCGGCGATGAGCAATGCGCTGGCCCGTCTGCGCACCTATTTCGATGACCCGCTGCTGATCCAGGTCGGGCGGCGGATGGAGCTCTCGCCCTTTGCCGAGACCATTCGCGACCCGTTGCGCGATGTCATGCTGCGCATCGAATCCACCGTCATCACCAGCCCGCAATTCGATCCCCGCACCAGTACGCGCGAGCTGACGATCGCGCTGTCGGACTATTCCCTGGCGGTCCTGGGCGCGGCGCTGGTGCAGCGCCTGGCCGATGAGGCGCCGCTGGTGCGGGTGAACTTTCGCCCGCAGCACGCTACGCCCGGCAAGCTGCTGGAGCGGGGCGAGATCGACCTGCTGATCGCCCCCGATTTCACCGCCGCCGATAGCAGCGTCGGCGAGACGCTGTATCAGGATGACATCTGCGTCATTGCCTGCGCCCGCAGCAGTCATGCCGGCAAGGTCATGGACCTGGAGCGCATCACCGGCGCGCCGCATGTGGTGATGGAACCCTTCTCGGGGCAGGAGAGCTTTGCCGTCATCGCGGCGCGCGAGGCCGGGCTGAAGCTGAGCCCGGTGGTGACGACCTATGCCTTCAACTCCATTCCCGATCTCGTGCGCGGCACTGACCGCATCGCGCTTTTGCAGAGGCGGTTGGGGCAGAAGGCGGCGGCAAGCGGCGATTTCGTGCTGTTCGATCCGCCCGTCGCCCTGCCGCGGCTCAGCCAGACCATGCAATGGCTGGGCCACCGCGAACGCGATCCGGGGCTGGTCTGGCTGCGGGGGCTGGTGCGGGCCTGCGTCGACGACATGTGCCCATAA